A stretch of the Actinomyces qiguomingii genome encodes the following:
- a CDS encoding IclR family transcriptional regulator: MDTLGDIESGSGVGVIDKAALVMSALEAGPATLAQLVTITHLARPTAHRIAVALEFHRLLARDAQGRFILGPRLNELAAAAGEDNLLAAAGPVLAALRDKTHESAQLYRRQGDVRVCVANAERPIGLRDSIPVGATMSMQGGSGAQVLLAWEEPDRLHRGLVGARFNATMLSAVRRRGWAQSVGEREPGVASVSAPVRGASGKVVAAVSISGPIERMGRQPGRVHGPVVAAAARRLSEVLRNNDEG, encoded by the coding sequence ATGGACACTCTGGGTGACATCGAGAGCGGCAGCGGGGTTGGGGTCATCGACAAGGCCGCACTGGTCATGAGCGCCCTGGAGGCAGGCCCGGCCACGCTGGCGCAGCTGGTCACCATCACCCATCTGGCCCGTCCGACTGCGCACCGCATAGCGGTGGCGCTGGAGTTCCACAGGCTGCTGGCCCGCGACGCGCAGGGGCGTTTCATACTGGGGCCGCGCCTGAACGAGCTTGCCGCGGCCGCCGGGGAGGACAATCTGCTGGCCGCGGCCGGCCCCGTGCTGGCAGCCCTGCGGGACAAGACACACGAGTCCGCACAGCTGTACCGCCGTCAGGGCGACGTGCGGGTGTGCGTGGCCAACGCCGAGCGTCCGATCGGCCTGCGCGACTCCATCCCGGTGGGAGCGACCATGTCCATGCAGGGCGGCTCCGGCGCGCAGGTGCTGCTGGCCTGGGAGGAGCCCGACCGGCTGCATCGCGGCCTAGTGGGCGCCCGTTTCAACGCCACCATGCTGTCCGCGGTGCGACGGCGCGGCTGGGCTCAGTCCGTCGGCGAACGCGAGCCGGGTGTGGCTAGCGTATCGGCGCCAGTGCGCGGCGCCAGCGGCAAGGTCGTCGCCGCCGTGTCCATCTCCGGCCCGATCGAGCGCATGGGCCGTCAGCCCGGGCGCGTGCACGGCCCCGTAGTGGCCGCTGCGGCGCGCCGCCTGTCCGAGGTCCTTCGCAACAACGACGAGG
- the leuD gene encoding 3-isopropylmalate dehydratase small subunit, whose protein sequence is MEKFIRHTGIGAPLRRSAVDTDQIIPAVYLKRITRTGFDDALFASWRASEADFILNQDAYKRASVLVAGPDFGTGSSREHAVWALKDYGFKAVLAPRFADIFRGNAGKQGLVAGVISQEDAEQLWKILEAEPGTEVTVDLERRTVEAGSFRTVFQIDDYVRWTLMEGLDDISLTLTQEDAIRAYEEARPTYKPRSLPARHEPDARVVPARSAEMPVPIGYPFVRPGA, encoded by the coding sequence ATGGAGAAGTTCATCCGTCACACCGGCATCGGCGCTCCCCTGCGCCGCAGCGCCGTGGACACCGACCAGATCATCCCGGCTGTCTACCTCAAGCGGATCACCCGCACCGGCTTCGATGACGCCTTATTCGCCTCCTGGCGGGCCAGCGAGGCCGATTTCATCCTCAACCAGGACGCCTACAAGCGTGCCAGTGTGCTGGTGGCCGGACCGGACTTCGGTACCGGATCCTCCCGCGAGCACGCCGTGTGGGCGCTGAAGGACTACGGCTTCAAGGCGGTGCTCGCCCCCCGGTTCGCCGACATCTTCCGCGGCAATGCCGGTAAGCAGGGGCTTGTGGCCGGCGTAATCAGCCAGGAGGATGCGGAGCAGCTGTGGAAGATCTTGGAGGCCGAACCCGGCACCGAGGTCACGGTGGACCTGGAACGGCGCACCGTGGAGGCAGGATCCTTCCGGACCGTCTTCCAGATCGACGACTACGTGCGCTGGACCCTGATGGAGGGACTGGATGACATCTCGCTGACTCTCACCCAGGAGGACGCCATCCGCGCCTATGAGGAGGCCCGGCCCACCTACAAGCCGCGCAGCCTGCCAGCCCGGCATGAGCCTGACGCCCGGGTCGTGCCCGCCCGCTCGGCGGAAATGCCGGTGCCCATCGGCTACCCCTTCGTGCGCCCGGGAGCCTGA
- the leuC gene encoding 3-isopropylmalate dehydratase large subunit, producing MGMTLAQKVWRDHVVAPGADGAPDLLYIDLHLVHEVTSPQAFEGLRLAGRRVRRPELTLATEDHNTPTLDIDLPIADVTSRTQIETLRANCAEFGVRLHSLGDADQGIVHAVGPQLGLTQPGMTVVCGDSHTSTHGAFGALAFGIGTSQVEHVLATQTLPVAPFKTMSVLIDGDLPAGSGAKDIILAIIAKIGTNGAQGHVIEYRGRAIEQLSMEARMTICNMSIEAGARAGMIAPDETTFSYLKGRPHAPEGKDWDDAVAYWRSLRTDDDAVFDTEVVLRGRDIEPFVTWGTNPGQGLPISAVVPDPEEIADETLRRAAERALEYMDLAPGTPLRDIRVDTVFLGSCTNGRIEDLRAAAEVIKGRTKAPGLRMLVVPASARIRLQAEAEGLDRVFKDFGAEWRNAGCSMCLGMNPDQLAPGERAASTSNRNFEGRQGKGGRTHLVSPVVAAATAVRGTLSTPADLPVASAA from the coding sequence ATGGGAATGACCCTGGCACAGAAGGTGTGGCGCGACCACGTCGTCGCTCCGGGCGCCGACGGAGCCCCGGACCTGCTCTACATCGATCTGCACCTGGTTCACGAGGTCACCAGCCCGCAGGCCTTCGAGGGACTGCGCCTGGCGGGCCGTAGGGTGCGCCGACCCGAGCTAACCCTTGCCACCGAGGATCACAACACCCCCACGCTCGACATCGACCTGCCCATCGCCGATGTCACCTCCCGCACGCAGATCGAGACCCTGCGTGCCAACTGCGCCGAGTTCGGGGTGAGGCTGCACTCCCTCGGTGATGCCGACCAGGGGATCGTCCACGCCGTCGGCCCCCAGCTGGGCCTGACTCAGCCCGGCATGACCGTGGTGTGCGGCGACTCCCACACCTCCACCCACGGCGCCTTCGGGGCGCTCGCCTTCGGCATCGGCACCAGCCAGGTGGAGCACGTGCTGGCCACCCAGACCCTACCCGTGGCTCCCTTCAAAACCATGAGCGTGCTCATCGACGGCGACCTGCCCGCCGGTAGTGGCGCCAAGGACATCATCCTGGCCATCATCGCCAAGATCGGCACCAACGGCGCCCAGGGGCATGTTATTGAGTACCGGGGCCGCGCCATCGAGCAGCTGTCGATGGAGGCCCGCATGACCATCTGCAACATGAGCATCGAGGCCGGCGCCCGCGCTGGCATGATCGCCCCCGACGAGACCACCTTTTCCTACCTGAAGGGTCGTCCCCACGCGCCGGAGGGCAAGGACTGGGACGACGCCGTCGCCTACTGGCGCTCATTGCGCACCGATGATGACGCCGTCTTCGACACCGAGGTTGTTCTGAGGGGCCGCGATATTGAACCCTTCGTGACCTGGGGCACCAACCCCGGTCAGGGTCTGCCCATCTCCGCCGTCGTACCCGACCCCGAGGAAATCGCCGATGAGACGCTGCGGCGAGCCGCCGAGCGGGCGCTGGAGTACATGGATCTGGCCCCCGGTACCCCGCTGCGCGACATCAGGGTCGACACCGTGTTTCTCGGCTCGTGCACTAACGGGCGCATTGAGGACCTGCGTGCCGCCGCTGAGGTGATCAAGGGCCGCACCAAGGCGCCCGGACTGCGCATGCTCGTGGTGCCGGCCTCGGCCCGCATCCGGCTGCAGGCCGAGGCCGAGGGACTGGACCGGGTGTTCAAGGATTTCGGTGCCGAATGGCGTAACGCCGGCTGCTCCATGTGCCTGGGCATGAACCCCGACCAGCTGGCCCCCGGTGAGCGCGCCGCCTCAACCTCCAACCGCAACTTTGAGGGTCGCCAGGGCAAGGGTGGGCGCACCCACCTGGTCTCGCCCGTCGTTGCCGCCGCCACCGCGGTGCGCGGCACCCTGTCCACCCCTGCGGACCTGCCGGTGGCGTCCGCCGCCTGA